In Primulina eburnea isolate SZY01 chromosome 14, ASM2296580v1, whole genome shotgun sequence, the following proteins share a genomic window:
- the LOC140812507 gene encoding uncharacterized protein: protein MNKQDMLRVQTCVLRVNIHCEGCKEKVKKKLQKIQGVYKVNIDAEQGKVFVSGNADPAVLIDKLEKSGKHAELWGTQNGQNPANFLNNLRFENPTNGGKDNRSQKGGKDQQKSGHQQNPLLQQIQNQNIKGVKDMKFLGKDNNNNKSGKLNLSEDEEDEDDFDDEFDDYSDEEFITGHHQVSNKVANGAGGGGHGGHLKDKTGAKNGKKGGGFDFLKGMLGKTGAKDGSAKNSGKVKAEKGNQDQVGGKKGGKNVGFVIGDGKSGAKNGKNDGKNNDSWSKKGGDKFDGLPKMENKQLGFKEFNATNHKGLNGGNVGMMGHNPMGQFPASAQGLHMGNFPGAAQGRPGDFGPGPGNPYNQQQYMAQMMMMNQQRANGNDMYHPMMFNGPVHPGMNYGPPPPANDKFTHIFSDENTDSCSIM, encoded by the exons ATGAACAAGCAAGATATGTTGAGGGTTCAG ACTTGTGTTCTCAGAGTAAATATACACTGTGAAGGATGTAAGGAAAAGGTCAAGAAGAAGCTGCAGAAGATTCAGG GAGTGTACAAGGTAAATATAGATGCGGAGCAAGGGAAAGTTTTTGTTTCTGGGAATGCTGATCCAGCTGTTCTCATAGATAAACTTGAAAAATCAGGCAAACATGCTGAGCTCTGGGGAACACAAAATGGACAAAACCCCGCAAATTTTCTCAACAATCTCCGCTTTGAAAACCCGACTAATGGGGGAAAAGATAATAGATCTCAAAAGGGTGGAAAAGATCAACAGAAAAGTGGGCATCAGCAAAACCCTCTGCTGCAGCAGATTCAGAATCAGAATATTAAAGGGGTGAAGGATATGAAATTTCTGGGtaaagataataataataataaatctgGCAAGTTGAATTTGTCAGAAGATGAGGAGGATGAAGATGATTTTGACGATGAATTTGATGATTATTCTGATGAGGAGTTCATTACTGGTCATCATCAAGTATCCAATAAAGTTGCAAATGGTGCTGGTGGTGGTGGCCATGGCGGCCATTTGAAGGACAAGACTGGAGCAAAAAATGGCAAGAAAGGCGGCGGATTCGACTTTTTGAAGGGTATGTTGGGTAAAACTGGTGCTAAAGACGGCAGTGCGAAGAACAGTGGTAAAGTTAAGGCAGAAAAGGGGAATCAAGATCAAGTTGGTGGTAAAAAAGGTGGTAAAAATGTAGGATTTGTAATCGGAGATGGTAAATCTGGTGCAAAAAATGGCAAGAATGATGGGAAAAACAATGATAGCTGGAGCAAGAAAGGGGGAGATAAATTTGACGGGCTTCCGAAAATGGAGAATAAACAACTAGGATTCAAGGAGTTCAATGCAACAAACCATAAAGGGTTGAATGGTGGAAATGTAGGTATGATGGGTCACAATCCGATGGGTCAGTTTCCGGCCTCTGCGCAGGGGCTGCATATGGGGAATTTCCCCGGCGCAGCGCAAGGGCGACCAGGGGACTTTGGCCCGGGACCTGGTAATCCTTACAACCAACAGCAATACATGGctcagatgatgatgatgaaccAGCAACGGGCGAACGGGAACGATATGTACCATCCGATGATGTTCAATGGGCCGGTGCACCCGGGGATGAACTACGGGCCTCCTCCTCCGGCCAACGATAAATTCACCCATATTTTCAGTGACGAGAACACTGATAGTTGCAGTATCATGTGA
- the LOC140812793 gene encoding signal peptidase complex subunit 3B-like, whose protein sequence is MHSFGYRANALLTFAITILALMCAMASVSDNFNSPSPTSEVQVLNINWFQKKPDGDDEVSLTLNISANLQSLFTWNTKQVFVFLAAEYETPKNSLNQVSLWDGIIPSKEHAKFWIHTTNKYRFIDQGRNLRGKEFNLTLHWHVMPKTGKMFVDKIVMSGYRLPEAYR, encoded by the exons ATGCACTCTTTCGGATACAGAGCTAATGCTCTGCTAACCTTCGCCATCACCATTCTCGCTTTAATGTGCGCCATGGCTTCTGTATCTGACAATTTTAATTCACCGTCTCCCACCTCTGAAGTTCAG GTTTTGAATATTAATTGGTTCCAGAAGAAACCCGATGGAGATGATGAG GTCAGCCTGACATTGAATATATCTGCTAACTTGCAGTCATTATTTACATGGAACACGAAGCAG GTCTTTGTATTTTTAGCTGCTGAATATGAAACACCAAAGAATTCGTTGAATCAG GTGTCCTTGTGGGATGGTATTATACCTTCCAAAGAACATGCCAAGTTTTGGATTCACACAACAAACAAATATCGTTTTATTGACCAA GGGAGAAATCTACGCGGTAAAGAGTTCAACTTAACATTGCATTGGCATGTCATGCCAAAGACTGGAAAGATGTTTGTGGACAAAATAGTGATGAGTGGCTACCGCTTACCTGAGGCGTATAGATAA